One Deltaproteobacteria bacterium DNA window includes the following coding sequences:
- a CDS encoding SDR family NAD(P)-dependent oxidoreductase — MLEIKNAVAVITGGSGGIGMALAQYWAARQGKLILADVAEGGLASAKKKLGGDVVTVVCDVTREDDCAKLADRAIDAFGEINLVAPFAGIILDGLMVSTDRETGKVNRKMPLEFFQKVVDINLAGVFLTVRECTERMINHNCRGLICLISSTGSLGTAGQINYSSTKAAMSVMPKVLTAEFLRKGLSERIRAVAVAPGYVGTEMVRGMNQKALEKIIENVPIGRLIEPEEVASLVGEIFRNEALAGETFFIHGGLRLGSRG; from the coding sequence ATGCTAGAAATCAAGAATGCTGTGGCGGTGATTACTGGCGGCAGTGGAGGGATCGGCATGGCTCTTGCTCAATATTGGGCAGCTCGACAGGGCAAATTGATTTTGGCCGATGTGGCCGAGGGGGGACTGGCCAGTGCCAAAAAGAAGCTGGGTGGAGATGTAGTTACCGTGGTGTGTGATGTCACTCGTGAGGATGATTGTGCCAAATTGGCTGATAGGGCTATAGACGCTTTTGGAGAGATAAACCTGGTTGCCCCTTTTGCAGGTATAATCCTGGACGGACTGATGGTGTCCACAGACAGAGAAACTGGCAAAGTAAACCGTAAAATGCCCCTTGAATTTTTTCAAAAGGTCGTTGATATCAACTTGGCCGGTGTTTTTCTAACAGTGCGGGAATGTACCGAACGGATGATCAATCACAATTGTCGCGGACTCATCTGCTTGATCTCTTCCACCGGTTCTCTGGGAACAGCTGGGCAGATCAATTACTCTTCCACCAAGGCCGCCATGTCGGTCATGCCGAAGGTCCTGACAGCGGAATTTTTACGAAAGGGGCTTTCCGAGCGAATCCGAGCTGTTGCGGTTGCACCCGGCTATGTGGGGACGGAAATGGTGCGCGGCATGAATCAAAAAGCCTTGGAAAAGATCATAGAAAATGTCCCCATCGGACGACTGATCGAGCCCGAAGAGGTGGCTTCGCTAGTCGGGGAGATCTTCCGGAACGAGGCACTGGCAGGAGAGACCTTCTTCATCCACGGGGGTCTACGGTTGGGCTCCAGGGGATGA
- a CDS encoding DMT family transporter — translation MSTNNLSQLPIFNVLLFSLFWALQIFVAKLAFEGGADPVSFTIQSGIVAFIILGSYILPRKYKALMNTPKEIIAGLLLANGIHFGLGIFFCNAGTALTSAINVGFLIKFGLITTTVLALIVLKEKMTLSKIITILLMLTGSLLISTKGKAIIPQFGDILIIVACLCWSTANVLVRKFLRGSDLSDEIVTLLRPVAGIPLLLAFVVLSPLYPEPIKRVFQVDILEIPFPFLVVGNGFFLALLFLYLNRTLKVASASYLTMMSMITPVIVTVLAVAFLKEEMNWIQIIGGALIISSGISTYYLQIDNQ, via the coding sequence GTGAGTACAAATAATTTATCGCAGTTGCCGATCTTTAATGTCTTATTGTTTTCCCTTTTTTGGGCGCTTCAGATTTTTGTGGCCAAATTAGCTTTTGAAGGTGGGGCTGATCCAGTTTCCTTTACAATTCAATCTGGAATTGTCGCTTTCATTATATTAGGTAGTTATATTTTACCTAGAAAATATAAAGCATTAATGAATACACCTAAAGAAATCATAGCTGGTCTGCTTTTAGCAAATGGCATTCATTTCGGTTTGGGGATTTTTTTCTGTAATGCCGGAACTGCGCTTACCTCAGCAATAAATGTAGGATTTTTAATAAAATTTGGCTTAATAACAACTACCGTATTAGCTCTTATTGTTCTAAAAGAAAAAATGACGTTGTCGAAGATAATAACTATTTTACTTATGTTAACAGGAAGTTTGCTTATTAGCACTAAAGGAAAGGCAATTATTCCTCAGTTTGGAGACATATTGATTATTGTGGCATGTTTATGCTGGTCAACAGCTAATGTATTAGTTAGAAAGTTTTTAAGAGGTAGTGATCTTAGCGATGAAATTGTGACACTACTGAGACCGGTTGCTGGCATTCCACTTCTCTTGGCTTTTGTTGTTCTCTCTCCCCTTTATCCAGAGCCCATTAAAAGAGTTTTTCAGGTAGATATTCTTGAAATTCCATTTCCTTTTCTTGTAGTCGGAAACGGTTTTTTCCTGGCTTTGTTGTTCCTATATCTAAACAGGACTTTGAAGGTTGCTAGTGCTTCGTATTTGACTATGATGTCAATGATAACGCCGGTTATTGTTACGGTTCTCGCTGTAGCATTTCTGAAGGAAGAAATGAATTGGATCCAGATTATAGGTGGGGCTTTAATCATTTCATCTGGCATTTCTACATACTATCTGCAAATAGACAACCAATAA
- a CDS encoding CoA ester lyase → MWLNQIMRARRALLYTPGSDWKKIEKAMTLNVDCICIDMEDGVADNQKNQARLNVAKALSELDFGNSEKLVRINAIHSGLERDDLEYVLPYSPDGIVIPKVESVEQITWCINRIEATEVGDDCAAKPISILAGIESAKGILNLKEFGTIPRVKAMLFGGEDFALSIGATRTDSCIELLYARQALVTTCAAYGIDSMDIVTTHFKDIERVRREAEFGATLGFTGKQVIHPNQVVPVQAAFTPSNEAIAYAKRVIEIYKSQRQKGRAAFALDGRMIDMPILKRAQKVLDQAKAAYE, encoded by the coding sequence TTGTGGTTAAATCAAATTATGCGAGCACGTCGAGCTCTCCTATACACACCGGGTAGTGATTGGAAAAAGATAGAAAAGGCTATGACCTTAAATGTTGATTGTATCTGTATCGATATGGAGGATGGTGTAGCAGATAATCAAAAAAACCAGGCACGTCTAAATGTTGCTAAAGCTCTTTCGGAACTCGATTTTGGCAATAGCGAAAAGCTAGTTCGTATAAATGCGATACACTCCGGCTTGGAAAGGGATGATTTAGAATATGTGTTGCCTTATAGCCCAGACGGGATTGTCATACCAAAAGTTGAATCAGTAGAGCAGATTACATGGTGCATTAATAGGATCGAAGCGACAGAAGTGGGAGACGACTGTGCGGCTAAACCGATAAGTATTTTAGCGGGGATAGAGAGCGCAAAGGGGATATTAAATCTTAAGGAATTTGGCACAATTCCCAGGGTAAAAGCCATGCTTTTTGGTGGAGAGGATTTTGCTTTATCGATTGGTGCAACTCGAACAGACTCGTGTATAGAGTTGCTGTATGCAAGGCAAGCTTTAGTTACGACTTGCGCCGCGTATGGAATAGATTCGATGGACATCGTGACAACCCATTTCAAAGATATCGAGCGAGTCCGCCGTGAGGCGGAATTCGGTGCGACACTCGGGTTCACGGGGAAACAGGTTATTCATCCTAATCAGGTCGTGCCCGTTCAGGCGGCTTTCACTCCAAGTAATGAGGCTATTGCTTATGCCAAGAGAGTGATCGAAATTTATAAATCGCAGCGCCAAAAGGGGCGGGCAGCCTTTGCACTCGATGGAAGAATGATTGACATGCCAATTTTGAAAAGAGCTCAAAAGGTACTCGATCAGGCCAAAGCAGCTTATGAATAA
- a CDS encoding DUF2284 domain-containing protein, whose translation MKAIPRRVTKIDDSQAQKDLEFYQSMAMEIGADDAAIIRSESLVVQERIRAKCSIPKCAEYGTNLHCPPYSPTVHEIKKILEEYNYGIAVRLSIKPEYTAGALIHNCYLRAEIDNEKHYVTLGRKYKKMFFIVSEIESKAFYDGYYFAMGFAAGSCKNVFCFKKKCQGLTPGAGCRNPLRARPSMEAVGFDAYGMANNLGWPIYPIGGRSEPENVPSASLLGLILIM comes from the coding sequence ATGAAAGCAATTCCACGAAGGGTAACGAAGATCGACGACAGTCAGGCTCAGAAAGACCTGGAATTTTATCAAAGCATGGCTATGGAAATTGGTGCGGATGATGCTGCTATCATCCGCAGCGAGAGCTTGGTAGTTCAAGAAAGGATTAGAGCCAAATGTAGCATACCGAAATGCGCTGAATACGGCACCAATTTACATTGCCCACCATATTCTCCAACAGTGCATGAAATAAAGAAGATATTGGAGGAATATAACTATGGAATCGCAGTCAGGCTTAGCATTAAGCCTGAGTATACAGCTGGCGCTTTGATACACAACTGTTATTTAAGGGCTGAAATAGACAATGAAAAACATTACGTTACATTGGGAAGAAAGTATAAAAAGATGTTTTTTATTGTCTCAGAAATTGAATCGAAAGCATTCTATGATGGCTACTATTTCGCCATGGGTTTTGCTGCAGGGTCATGCAAGAACGTGTTTTGCTTCAAAAAGAAATGTCAAGGACTGACGCCCGGTGCCGGCTGTCGTAATCCATTGCGCGCCCGACCTTCTATGGAAGCAGTTGGTTTCGACGCTTATGGAATGGCTAACAATTTGGGTTGGCCCATTTATCCTATAGGAGGTAGGTCAGAACCGGAGAACGTACCCAGCGCGTCATTGCTCGGTCTGATATTAATTATGTAG
- a CDS encoding (Fe-S)-binding protein: MSDRCTKCGDCLSSCFYIDIDGEEAKEEFQKLISGKPSFVVSQCVSCMACDELCPEKANPFSLIIRRQEEQGEIERFDKAKKLMNDAYNIPSKFNGRKNRGPVIDLCIYTGNSELFDGLLYEDASFFMGGEYFCGIGYYHIGAETPVKENAKIVIDRIARIGTKEIVFYHDDCYTLFKVKAFEFGLEVPFRPVSWPEFLYKRMKALEDRIQPIERKVAYQRPCASRYTPEKDHYVDSLFELIGAEKPRRLYEGAKALCCGGAIVPRDWEFANRIKHLNLNDAQAAGAEIMVTLCPVCFANLNKRAPQHNLKLYPISQLCRAALGEIQI; this comes from the coding sequence ATGTCCGATAGATGTACCAAATGTGGAGATTGTCTTAGTTCCTGTTTCTATATAGACATAGATGGGGAAGAGGCCAAAGAGGAATTCCAAAAGTTAATTAGTGGAAAACCTTCATTTGTTGTGTCCCAATGTGTTTCATGCATGGCCTGTGACGAGCTTTGCCCAGAAAAAGCCAACCCTTTCTCTCTTATCATCAGGAGACAAGAGGAGCAGGGTGAAATAGAGCGTTTTGATAAGGCTAAGAAACTGATGAATGATGCATACAATATCCCCTCGAAGTTTAATGGACGTAAGAATAGGGGGCCGGTAATTGATTTGTGTATCTACACTGGCAACTCTGAGTTGTTCGATGGGCTTTTGTATGAAGATGCCAGTTTTTTTATGGGTGGTGAATATTTTTGCGGAATAGGATACTACCATATCGGTGCGGAAACACCTGTGAAAGAAAATGCGAAGATAGTGATCGATAGAATAGCCAGGATAGGAACCAAGGAAATTGTCTTTTACCATGACGACTGTTATACACTTTTTAAGGTAAAGGCATTCGAATTCGGACTTGAAGTCCCATTCCGCCCGGTTTCCTGGCCTGAATTTCTTTATAAGAGAATGAAAGCTCTTGAGGACCGTATACAGCCAATTGAAAGAAAGGTTGCGTACCAGAGGCCTTGCGCTTCTCGATACACTCCAGAGAAGGATCACTATGTGGACAGCCTATTCGAGTTAATTGGTGCCGAAAAACCGAGACGTTTATACGAAGGTGCTAAGGCCTTATGTTGTGGAGGAGCTATTGTTCCACGGGATTGGGAGTTCGCCAATAGGATTAAACACTTAAACCTGAACGACGCACAGGCGGCTGGTGCTGAAATTATGGTTACCCTATGTCCGGTTTGTTTTGCAAACCTAAATAAGCGAGCGCCACAACATAATCTTAAACTCTACCCAATAAGTCAACTTTGTCGCGCAGCCTTGGGAGAGATACAGATCTGA
- a CDS encoding DUF362 domain-containing protein — MKTSIVRYKPESGSIANAIQLCDGLSDFKRGSSVLIKPNCVFPGSPKRKPAGTVTNAPIMTELVEVLKDAGAGAITIGEGTIVIKELKTSTMGCYRWAGFDEIADKYGVSLQDFNEGPYRQFEFVGHKVKIAEAAFETDFLIDLPVLKTHTQTRVSLGVKNLKGFLSLTSRKIFHQQNLEEFIALLGNEIKVSLCIIDGIYGLQKGPFGEDAKPFNLIIAGRDVIATDMVGSEVMGIDHGEVVHLRKLARHLGHSFDLDSVEIVGENIEDVRQPLEWWYPWTDELLKDYNIEGLTIKNPGTVFCSGCTITVFAGLRNFLKANAGSDFGGAEICIGDAVADEKSNPVVLLGKCPMAANKSRQDAISIKGCPVGVSDVVDGLTEGLC, encoded by the coding sequence ATGAAAACGAGTATTGTACGATATAAACCAGAAAGTGGGAGTATAGCAAATGCTATTCAGTTGTGTGACGGTCTTTCTGATTTTAAAAGGGGAAGCAGCGTTTTGATAAAGCCTAACTGCGTTTTCCCTGGTTCACCCAAGAGAAAACCAGCTGGCACCGTCACAAATGCGCCGATAATGACTGAACTGGTCGAAGTCTTAAAGGACGCCGGAGCAGGTGCTATTACTATAGGCGAAGGGACTATTGTCATAAAAGAGCTCAAGACGTCCACCATGGGATGTTATAGATGGGCCGGTTTTGATGAGATAGCCGATAAGTATGGTGTGTCCTTGCAGGATTTTAACGAAGGGCCATACCGACAATTTGAATTTGTAGGTCATAAGGTCAAAATAGCTGAAGCAGCTTTTGAAACAGACTTCCTGATCGATTTGCCTGTTTTGAAAACGCATACACAAACTCGGGTTTCACTCGGAGTAAAAAATTTAAAAGGATTTTTATCACTTACAAGTAGAAAAATATTTCATCAACAAAATCTGGAGGAATTTATCGCGTTGCTTGGTAATGAAATAAAAGTAAGCCTTTGCATCATTGACGGGATTTACGGACTGCAAAAGGGCCCCTTTGGGGAGGATGCTAAACCATTTAACCTCATAATCGCCGGCCGAGATGTTATTGCGACTGATATGGTAGGCAGCGAAGTTATGGGTATTGATCACGGAGAAGTTGTTCATTTAAGAAAGTTGGCTCGACATCTAGGACATTCGTTTGATCTTGATAGTGTTGAAATCGTTGGAGAGAATATTGAGGACGTAAGGCAGCCATTGGAATGGTGGTATCCTTGGACCGATGAACTCCTTAAAGACTACAATATAGAGGGTCTAACAATCAAAAATCCTGGAACAGTTTTTTGCTCGGGCTGCACAATCACTGTATTTGCTGGATTACGTAATTTTTTGAAGGCGAATGCTGGGAGCGATTTTGGTGGAGCTGAAATTTGCATTGGAGATGCTGTAGCAGATGAAAAGTCAAATCCTGTTGTGCTGTTAGGGAAATGCCCTATGGCCGCGAATAAAAGCCGACAAGATGCTATCTCTATAAAGGGTTGCCCTGTCGGAGTTAGTGATGTTGTTGATGGGTTAACAGAGGGCCTATGTTGA
- a CDS encoding 3-hydroxyacyl-CoA dehydrogenase family protein yields the protein MDIESKNSKRIWIIGAGFMGRGIAQICAQHKISAWLIDPHEKALADSRTHIIWSLTKMYDKGRVEEEPVSTLSRIHFERKAPQLYDALDFLVECLPEDFTIKKEVLSTYDGICPPHTIFATNTSALPIGKLASTTTRQDRFIGTHFASPPVIQKLVEIIPSLTTTADTLSRTRDLLIRLEREIVEVKIDTAGFIMNRIYLAAAGEAIRLYARGVATVEDIDRAMRVGYGWSKGPLEAADLAGLDIIRNAMISIWEDTGDERYCPPERLNRLVEAGRLGRKTGAGFYEYHKEGGKS from the coding sequence ATGGATATAGAATCGAAGAACAGTAAACGTATCTGGATTATCGGCGCGGGTTTCATGGGGAGGGGAATTGCTCAGATATGTGCACAACATAAGATTTCTGCATGGCTGATTGACCCCCATGAAAAAGCCTTGGCCGATTCAAGGACACACATCATTTGGTCGTTGACAAAGATGTATGACAAAGGAAGGGTCGAAGAAGAACCTGTCTCGACATTGTCGAGGATACACTTTGAGAGAAAAGCCCCTCAACTTTATGACGCACTGGATTTTCTGGTTGAATGTCTCCCAGAGGACTTTACCATAAAAAAAGAGGTCCTGTCCACCTACGATGGCATTTGCCCGCCACACACTATCTTTGCCACAAACACCTCGGCGTTGCCAATCGGGAAATTGGCTTCAACCACCACCCGGCAAGATAGATTTATCGGCACTCATTTTGCCAGCCCTCCCGTCATACAGAAACTGGTCGAAATCATTCCCTCCCTGACCACAACGGCGGACACCCTGTCACGAACTCGTGACCTGCTCATCCGCCTTGAAAGAGAAATCGTAGAAGTCAAAATTGACACTGCCGGATTCATTATGAATCGAATCTATCTCGCAGCCGCCGGAGAAGCGATCCGGCTGTATGCCAGAGGTGTGGCTACAGTGGAAGATATTGACCGCGCCATGCGGGTTGGGTACGGTTGGAGCAAAGGGCCTTTGGAAGCAGCGGATCTTGCCGGGTTAGATATAATAAGAAACGCGATGATTTCAATATGGGAAGATACAGGAGATGAAAGATATTGTCCGCCAGAGCGGCTTAATCGGTTAGTCGAAGCGGGCCGACTAGGTCGAAAAACTGGAGCAGGTTTTTACGAATATCATAAGGAAGGAGGAAAATCATGA